The Salegentibacter mishustinae genomic interval AAGCTTTAAGGGACGATGAGAACTTTAAGTATGTTGCTGCCTGGGAGTATAAAGGGAAACCTGCAGATGCCGTGCTTCACAAAGAAGACCTGGTATTTGAAAATATAGAATTGAAAACAAGAAGTTATAAATAGAATTGAGATTTAAGTATTGAGTATAAAAGCTCAATACTAAATACTCACTACTCAATACTTTTAAGATATGAAGCTTAACTTAAAAATATGGCGTCAGGAAAATGCCACTGCTAAAGGAAAAATGGTAGATTATCCTGTAGATGGAATAGATGGAGATATGTCTTTTCTTGAAATGCTGGATATACTTAACGAGCAGTTGGTAGAAAAAGGAGAAGATACCATTCAGTTTGATCACGATTGTCGTGAGGGAATTTGTGGTTCTTGTTCTTTGCAAATTAACGGCGAGCCACACGGCCCAGATAAGTTAATCGCAACCTGCCAGTTGCATATGCGCTCTTTTAAAGATGGTGATACCATTTATATAGAGCCATTTAGAGCAAAAGCTTTTCCGGTAATAAAAGACCTTATTGTAGATCGTACTGCTTTTGATAGGATTCAGCAAGCCTGGGGGTATGTTTCAGTAAATACTTCGGGGAATACCGTAGATGCCAATACTATTCCAATAGAAAAAGAAAAAGCCGATGAATCTTTTAACGCGGCAACCTGCATTGGTTGTGGAGCTTGTGTAGCAGCTTGTAAGAATGCGAGTGCTATGTTGTTTACATCAGCAAAAGTTTCTCAGTATGCTTTACTTCCGCAAGGTCGTGTAGAAGCTACCGAGCGTGTTCAGGCAATGGTTAGACAAATGGACGAAGAAGGATTTGGAAACTGTAGTAATACGGGAGCCTGCGAAATAGAATGTCCTAAAGGAATTTCTTTAGAGAATATCGCACGTATGAACCGTGAATACCTTTCAGCAAGTATAAAAGGATAAAACTTCCTTAAATACAAATAAAACGATCCCAAATTCTTTTTGAATTTGGGATTTTTTATGCAACTTAATCAACTACCTCGAAGAAAGTGCAGGAGGTATTTTACGAGAATAAATTCACCCAATTTCGATGTTGCATATCATTTAATGGAATTTAAAAATAATATAATGCCAGATTTTCAAAATCTTCCTTCAAAACTTCCAGCCGGGAAAACCAGTATATTTTCAGTAATGAGTGGGCTTGCAAGAAAGCATAAAGCGATAGATCTTTCCCAGGGTTTTCCCAATTTTGAAACCGATAATCATTTAAAAGAGCTGGTTTGTAAAGCGATGAAAGATGGCTACAACCAGTATCCGCCCATGAATGGCATTCCCGAATTGCGGGAGCAAATAGTTAGCAAAATTGAAAATCTCTACGGAAAGAAATATGAGGAAGCTTCCGAAATTATTTTCACCGCAGGAGCTACCCAGGCTCTATATTGTGCTATAAGTGCATTTGTGCATCCCGGAGATGAAGTAATTGTTTTTAAACCGGCCTACGATTCTTATGAACCCGATATTAAACTGGCTGGAGGTAAACCTGTTTTAATCGAATTAAAAGGAAAAGATTTTAAAATCGACTGGCAGGAAGTTGAAGATAGAATAACTTCTAAAACCAGAATGATTGTAATTAACACGCCGCATAATCCAACAGGAACCGTTCTTTCAAAAAGTGATATGCAGCAACTTGAAAAATTGCTGAAAAGCACCAATATTATCTTGTTAAGCGATGAGGTATACGAGCATCTTATTTATGATGACGAACAGCATCAAAGCGCTTCCAAATTTCCCGGTTTAGCTGAAAGGGCTATTGTGTGTGCTTCCTTTGGCAAAACTTTTCATAATACGGGTTGGAAAATGGGCTATTGCGTAGCTCCCGAAGTTTTAATGAAGGAGATCATTAAGTTTCATCAAGCTACGGTTTTTTGTGTGAATCATCCAATGCAGCGGGCTTTTGCAGAATATTTAAAAAATCCGGAGCACTATTTGAGCCTGGGAAATTTCTATCAGCAAAAACGCGATAAATTCCTTGAGCTGATGCAAGGCTCAAAATTTAAAGGAACTCCCTCAAAAGGTACCTATTTCCAGGTGATGGACTATTCAGAAATTACCGATGAACATGATGTAGATTTTGCCAAAAGATTGATTACTGAGCACGGACTGGCCACTATCCCGGTATCGGTATTTCATAAAGATGGAAAAGATCACAAACAGTTGCGTTTCTGCTTCGCTAAAACCGACGAAACCCTGGAAAAAGCAGCTGAGATTTTACATAAATTATAGTATCGAGGTTGTCTGAAAAGTCTAGTTTCGTCAAACTGAACTCGTTTCAGTTTCTAACATATTTTTAATTGTCAATATCTTAGATTCTGAATTAAATTCAGGATGACGATTTCATTTTTTTTCTAAGTCACTCAAATAAACCAATGACCATAAATCTCCAAAATCAAACTTTTGAACTTCACCCCAGCGGTGCCGCTTTTTGGAAAGAAGAAGGAATCCTCTTAATTAGCGATGTGCATTTAGGAAAGATTTCTCATTTCAGAAAATTTGGAAGTGCGGTGCCTCATAAAGCGATCAATGCAAATTTTTTAAGATTAAGCGAAGTAGTGGGGAAATTTCAGCCAAAAATTGTCTGCTTTTTAGGAGATCTTTTTCATAGCGATCTTAATAATGAGTGGAGATTATTCGAAAACTGGCTTAGTTTTGTAGAAGCCGAAGTAGCTTTAATAGCAGGAAATCACGATATAATTTCCCCCTTAAAATATGAAGAATTGAGCGTGAAAATTCATTCTGAATGGCAGCTTAATGGTTTTTTGCTTACCCACCATCCAGAAAACAGGACAGATTTCTTTAACCTTTGCGGACATATTCACCCGGGCTATCGATTAAATGGAAAAGGAAAACAAAGCCTTAAATTGCCTTGTTTTTTCCGAAGAAAAGATCAATTGATTTTTCCTGCTTTTGGAGAATTCACCGGGAATTTTATGATGAAGCTAAATGAAGGGGAAAAAGCATACGCAATTACCCAAAATGAAGTAATTTTAATAGAAAACAGCTAAAAATGGAAAAACGTCTTGCGGTACTCAATTTTATCTCGGTAATTTTAATTATTGCCGTTAGTTATATTTCTCAAACGGGAATCATTAACGGGAATACTATGGGTAGCCTTAGTGCCGAGTATTATAATCTTTTTACTCCTGCAGGTTATGCTTTTGCCATTTGGGGAATAATCTTTCTTTCGCTTCTAGGCTTTTCTGGTTATCAACTTTTTCAGGCATTTTCAGCGAAAAATGATCTGGAGTTTTTAAAGAATTCCGGTTACTGGTTTTTAACGGCTAACCTGGCCAATGCTGCCTGGGTAATATTTTGGCTTTATGAGTTTACGGGAGTTTCAGTACTGCTCATGTTTTTAATTCTTTTCTCTCTTATAAAAATAATCCTGAAAACCAATATGGAACGCTGGGATGCCCCATTAAAAATCCTTGCTTTTAGCTGGTGGCCTATTTGCCTTTATTCAGGATGGATCGCCGTTGCCAGTATCGCGAATGTTTCGGCTTATCTTTCTAAAATAGATTGGACAGCACCGTTTTTTGGAGAAGAAATTTGGACAGTTATTATTATTGCGGTGGCTGTTTTTCTAAATATCGCTATGATCTGGCGCAGAAATATGCGGGAATTTGCCGCAGTTGGCGTTTGGGCGTTAATCGCTATTTATTTTAGACATTTTGGCGAAATCCCACTTATCGCTTATTCTGCTTTAATAGGTGCGGTTGCTATTTTTTCAAATATTATTTACCACGGCTGGTTGAATAAGGAAACAAACCCGATGTATAAATTGATGAAGCGGGATTAACTCCTCTATTTCGAGGGTGAGACTTTGCTAAACCATTCCTTTAATATCGCTTGCCCAACTGGGATAAGTGAAAATCATTTTCTTTAAAGTTTCACAATCCAGCTTTCCGCACATCGCCATCACAAACATATTGATGATTTCGGAAGCTTCCGGGCCAACTAAATGAGCCCCAAGTACGAGTCCGGTTTTTTTATCCACCAGGGTCTTATAGGCGTATATTTTCTCATTGATATGTTTTGCATTAAACCATTCGGGCACTAATTTGTGTTCCAGTTCATAATCGTATCCCTGTTCCTTAGCTTCCTTTTCTGAAAGTCCTACGGAAGCCAGTTTTGGCAGGGTAAATACTACTGTAGGTTGCGGCGGATAATCTGCTTTTTTAGGCTCTTTTTTATTCAAAAGATTCGCTGCAACGATCTTTGATTCCTGTGAAGAAAGTGGCGTTAAAGGTAAGCCAGAACTTGCCGAAACATCACCACAGGCATAAACGCTCTTGTTAGTGGTATTTTGAAGAAATTCGTTAACGCTAATTCCCTTTTTTGAAAAGTCAACGTTCCCTTTTTCCAAATCCAGATCTTCTATAGATGGAACGCGACCTGCGGTATTAAAAACCATTTCAGCTTTGGCCGAAACCTCTTTTCCGTTTTGATTTGCTTTTACTCTAAAGTTCTTTTGCAGTTTTTCAATTTCATTTACTTCGGCATTAAAAATAAAATCGATTCCCAGGTCTTCTTCCGAAACTTGCTGGATGTATTTCACCATATCTTCATCGAAGTTGGAAAGCGGTCCTGGCGCAAAATCCATCATGGTTACTTTTACCCCAAAACGAGCTGCGATATGCGCGAATTCCATTCCAATATATCCCGCACCGATAAAAATCATCGTTTCGGGTAATTCTTTTAGATCGAGAAAATCTTCGCTTAAAAGAGCATATTCTTCGCCAGGGATCTTTAATGGCATAGCTTTTTGCCCGGTAGCGATAACGATCTTATCTGCGGTTACCGTTTTGCCTTCAACAGAAAGCGTGTTTTCATCCAAAAATTTTGGAGATTGGTGATACATTTTGATGTCCAGAGCAGCCAGATCTTTTTCAGTGGCGGCAGGAATGGCATCTACAAATGTTTCTTTAAAAGTCATGAGATCACTCCAATTTACTTCAGGCATTTTGGTGATTCCCATGCCCTGCATTTTAGTAGCGCGATCTATAATTTCAGTAAAACCAACTAAAACTTTTTTAGGGTCACAGCCACGATTGGGGCAGGTGCCGCCATACTCTCTGTTATCGGCTATCGCGACCTTCCATCCTGCCTTAGCGCAGTCTTTTGCTACACCTTTTCCGGCGGTTCCGGTTCCTATTACAAATACGTCAAAATGCTCAAATCCCATAATTATAAGTTCTTACAGCAAATTAGGCATCTGCAGACATTTTTGCTGTTATAAAAATGGTAAAAGTGGAGTGGAAAAGAAATTCTTTGGTATTAAAGAAAGTATAAATTAACTAACGTTAAAAAAATGTTGAGAGGTTGCGGGACAAAATTTCTGCAATTATCTTTGCGCCAATGAGTAAAACTATTATCGCCCAAAGCTTTGCACAATCCTCGCAACAGCAGGAATTGCGGGAGTCCCTTGTCTCTTCTGAAAAAAATCGGACTAAAATTCAACTAAAAGGACTTGTTGGTTCTGCTTTTTCTTTTGTTGTAGCCAACGCGTTTAAAGAAGCTGAAAAGCCCTTTTTACTGATTTTTAATGATAAAGAAGAAGCTGCTTATTATTTAAACGATCTCGAGCAACTGGTAGGAGAAAAGAATGTGCTTTTTTATCCCGGCAGTTACCGCCGTCCTTATCAAATAGAGGAAACAGATAATGCGAATGTACTGTTACGAGCCGAAGTTTTGAACCGAATCAACTCGCGTAAAAAACCGGCGATAATTGTTACCTATCCCGATGCTTTATTTGAAAAAGTAGTTACTAGAAAGGAACTCGATAGAAGCACGCTAAAAATTTCTGTGGAAGACGAACTTTCTATAGATTTTGTAAACGAAGTTTTATTCGAATATAAATTTAAGCGGGTAGATTTTGTAACCGAACCGGGCGAATTTTCAGTACGTGGTGGAATAATAGATGTTTTTTCCTTTAGTAACGATGAGCCTTACCGTATCGAGTTTTTTGGGGACGAAGTAGATAGCATTAGAAGTTTTGATGTAGAAACCCAGCTTTCTACAGATAAAGTGAAGAAAATTTCGGTAATGCCGAATGTTGAAAATAAACACCTTGACGAAATACGGGACAGTTTTCTAAAATATATTTCAGAAAAAACCGTGGTGTTTGTTAAAAACCTCGATTTACTCACTGCCCAGGCCGATAAACTTTTTAGCAAGGCAGAAGAAGCTTTTAATAAACTTTCTGAAGAAGTAAAACATAGCGAACCCAAAGAGCTGTTTTGTGACGGGCAGTTAATTAAAAGTCAGCTGGAGCTTTTTTCAGTTGTTGAACTGAGCAATCAGGCGTATTTAGAGCCTCAGAAAAATATAGAATTTCAAACAAAACCCCAGCCTTCTTTTAATAAGCAATTCGATTTACTGATTGACAACTTAATTGAAAATCAGGAAAACGGATATACAAATTATATTTTCTGCGTTAGCGAACAGCAAGCCAAACGCTTCCACGATATCTTCGATGACCAGGAACGTATCGTAAAATACCAAACAATTACTTTGGCTTTATTCCAGGGCTTTATAGATGAGGCCGGAAAAAACATTTGCTATACCGATCACCAGATCTTTGAACGTTATCATAAGTTTCATCTTAAGAATGGTTATGCTAAAAAACAGGCGATTACCCTTAAGGAACTTGGTAATCTTGAGGTGGGCGATTATGTAACCCATATTGATCATGGAATAGGCAAATTTGGCGGACTTCAGAAAATTGATGTTGAAGGGAAAAAGCAGGAAGCCATCAAGCTTTTCTATGGCGAGCGCGATATTTTATATGTTAGCATACATTCGCTGCATAAAATTTCAAAATATAACGGGAAGGATGGCAAAGAGCCCAAGATCTTTAAATTGGGAAGCAATGCCTGGAAGAAATTAAAGCAAAAGACCAAGGCCCGGGTTAAGCATATTGCCTACAATCTAATTGAACTTTACGCAAAACGTAGATTACAAAAGGGTTTTGCCTTTGGCCCAGATTCTTACTTACAACACGAGCTGGAAGCCTCTTTTATGTATGAAGATACGCCAGATCAAAGTACCGCTACCCAGGCGGTAAAAGAAGATATGGAAAACGAGCGCCCTATGGATCGGTTGGTTTGTGGGGATGTTGGTTTCGGGAAAACAGAGGTTGCTATTCGGGCAGCTTTTAAAGCGGTAGATAACGGTAAACAAGTTGCTGTTCTGGTGCCAACCACTATTTTGGCATTTCAACATCACGAAACTTTCTCTGAACGTTTAAAGGATTTTCCGGTAACGGTAGATTATCTAAATAGGTTTAGAACCGCTAAAGAACGGCGTGAAACTTTAGCAGATTTGGAGAATGGAAAAGTAGATATTGTGATTGGTACACACCAATTGGTAAATAAAGCAGTGAAATTCAAAGATCTTGGTTTATTAATCGTAGATGAAGAGCAAAAATTTGGAGTTTCGGTAAAAGATAAGCTCAAGACTATAAAAGAGAATGTAGATACACTAACGCTTACTGCCACGCCTATTCCAAGAACACTTCAGTTTAGTTTAATGGCCGCAAGGGATTTATCTACCATTACCACACCGCCTCCAAATAGATATCCTATTGAAACTAATGTAATTCGCTTTTCCGAAGAAACTATTCGGGATGCAGTTTCTTATGAAATTCAGCGTGGCGGGCAGGTTTTCTTTATTCATAACAGGATTGAAAATATTAAAGAAGTCGCTGGAATGATTCAGCGTGTGGTGCCAGATGCTAAGGTTGGGGTAGGACACGGGCAGATGGAAGGTAAGAAGCTGGAAAAACTGATGCTGAGTTTTATCAATGGTGAATTTGATGTCCTGGTTTCAACAACGATCGTGGAAAGCGGACTTGATGTGACCAATGCGAACACTATTTTTATTAATAATGCGAATAATTTTGGGGTTTCAGATCTTCACCAGATGCGAGGTAGAGTAGGCCGAAGCAACAAAAAAGCTTTTTGTTATTTTATAACGCCACCATACTCTGTAATGACCGAAGATGCCCGTAAAAGAATTAGTGCCCTGGAACAATTTTCTGAATTAGGAAGCGGTATAAATATCGCGATGAAAGATTTAGAAATTCGTGGTGCCGGGGATTTACTGGGTGGCGAACAAAGCGGATTTATCAATGAAATTGGTTTTGATACCTACCAGAAGATTTTAAATGAAGCCATTGAGGAATTAAAAGAAAATGAATTCCAGGAGCTGTATAGCGAATCTGAAAATATAGAGGATAAAACCTTTGTAAAAGATGCGCAGATCGATACCGATTTTGAAATTCTTTTTCCCGATGATTATATCAATAATATTACTGAAAGACTTAATTTATATACGCAATTAAATAATATTACTTCAGAAGAGGAATTGCAAAAGTTCGAAGCCGAGCTTGTAGACCGTTTTGGGGAATTACCAACCCGGGCAGTAGACTTACTGAATAGTGTTCGAATAAAATGGATCGCGGCGAGTATAGGTTTGGAAAAGATCATATTAAAACAAGGCAAATTGATAGGTTATTTTATTTCCGATCAACAATCCAGGTTTTACCAAACCAATACATTTACCAAAGTGCTGCAATATGTACAAACACATAGGCAAAAATGCACAATGAAAGAGAAGAAAACCAGGAATGGCCTGCGTTTGCTTTTAACTTTTGAAAAGATTAATTCGATAGAAAGCGTTTTAAAAGTTTTGCAACCCCTTGATTTTAGATTGAAGGAAGAAGAGGTAGAAAAGACTGCTTAAAATGTTCCCCTCCCTTTTAAGGAGGGGTGGCTGATAGGCCGGGGTGGTTGAACCCTTCTGTCTTTCCTTCGGAATGCCACCTTCCCTTCAGAAGGGAAGGAGCTTTTGATATAAGACCTCACAGGTTTTTGAAACCTGTGAGATTTCTTTTTTGCGTCATTCTGAATTCGTTTCAGAATCTAAGTTGTTATATAGTTCTTTCAAAATCAAAACCTAAAACCTCTTTTAAATTCACCGAACTAATCTTTTTTCCTTTCGAAACTCCATTCTGCTCAAAATCGGGAATATTTAAGTTTCTTTCTTTTGCCGTTTTACTGTAGTATTCTTCCCTTGTGGGATGACCTGGGTAGGCGGCGTTAAAAATCTTTCCCCAGGCTTCTTTCTTGATGATCTGGTTAATGATTTTAATACAATCTTCCTGCTGAATAAGATTTACCGGCGCTTTTGGATTTTTAATCCCGGTTTTGTTAGCGAGATAATGCACAGGATGTCTGTCCGGGCCAATCAATCCACCGAAGCGAACAACTGCGGTTTGAAAATGCTCATTCTTTAATAGTATCTTTTCTGCAGCATTAAGTTGCTTAGCGGCTTCTGAAGTTCCGTTAGCTTCATTTTCTTCGGTGTATTCGGGGAAGGTTTCTTGGTCTTTATAGACTGAAGTAGAACTCACAAAAATCACTTTTCCTACAGGTGATTTTTCTATATAATCTACAATTCTTCCTATTTTACCTACGAAATCGGCCTGGGGATCACTGCGTAAACCAGGTGGTATATCAATGATCAAAAGTTCAGCATGGGCAAGAAACGAAGTTAGATCACCCTGAACGCCTTCGGTAAAAATTTTGATTTGATAGGGAGTAATTTCAGCATCACGCAATGGCTGTATTTTTTCCTGACTGGTAACCGAGCCTTTTACTACGTGCTCTTCTTTCAGCTTTTTTGCGAGTGGCAATCCCAGCCAGCCGGTTCCTAATATAGATATGTTCATAAAGCCCCTCCCGGCCTCCCCAAAGGGGAGGTGTTTTTAAGTTTTTAAATAAAATATTCGTGTATTTGTGTATTCGTCAAGCTGAACTTGTTTCAGCTTCTAATATGAGAGCATTTCTTATCAAGTTAGATCCTGAAATGAATTCAGGATGACGAATAATAACCCAAAGCTACAAAACCAAAGCCTACTCGGGGCTTATGGTTTTCTTAAAAATTACAGCATCATTTAGCACAAAAGGCCGTGGGATCATTGTTTCGGGCCTTGGCTTTACATTTAAGGCTTCATTTTCTAGCAAATCATAACTGGACTCGTAGAGCGTAAATTCTGGTTTTATCTCGTTTTTTAAACTAAATTCCAGTCTTAAGGTATCCCTTCCCGAAATATGATAAGTCAATATCCGGTCGTGCCATCTACGGGTGTGAATATGAAAATCGTTACTTCCTAGTGCAACGGAATCGGCTTCAAGCCCGTTTACTTTAAAGCTTTGAAAATCTATTGTTCTATCGGCAAAAAGTTCTATTCTATTTGCTTTTCGGTTGGTAGCAATTTTTAATGAATAGGAATTAAAAGCTGAGGTAGAATCGGTTTTTTCCCAGGTTACGCCCGGTGATTCTAGATCAATTTTTGGAGCTTCGGTACGCCAGGTAAAATTTGAGCCGTATTTACTGCTAAAGGTTTTATTTTCTGAAGGAGCAATTAATGGTTCTTCTCCAAAATATGCTTCGGTCCATTCGTCTGGCATCTTATCGTAAGAATACCAATTGGTAGTGTTTTTATCGGCATCAAAAAGATAAACCAGCGAATTCGGTTTGGGATGTTCTTTGGTGAAATCGGCTTTAAAATGTGCGATTATTAAAAGAATATTGAAAACTAAAAAGAATAAAACCGCAATCTTCTTATTGCTTTTAAAGTAAGCGAAAACAGGTAACAGCAGTTGAAATAATAGAACCGTGAGTAAAGCTGAAACAAACAATATTTTCAAACCTAAAGCTACCGGAAACATTTTTATAAACGGCACTAAAATAAATACAGCCGGAAGGCTTAATAACGCCATTAATAAGGAGTTTGGCGATTCCTGACGCATCATAATAAATAGCTGCAGCAAGCCGAAAAAACCTGGTATGATAAAATAAGCCGCGCCTTTTAGAAAGAAAGCGAGCAAAGCACAAAGCAATAACCAGAAAAATAGCGGAACAACGAATAGATTAGCCTTGTTTTCTATATGTCTAAATCGGAAGTAGGTGAAAAACGAAATGAGTAAGCTTAATGAAACAAAAGCGGCGATATAATAATAGCCGTTGTAGGTGAAACCCTGTTCCATTTCTGAATATTCCGGATAGCTGTAGAGTAAGAATTTCCAGAGTAGAAAAACCAATAAGCCAGAAAAGGCAAGGCTTACTACAAAGGGAATAATACTTTTTAAAATTTCTTTTAGCTGAAAACGATCCTTAGAAAATCCGTAGCCGAGAAGGATAAAAAACAGAACAAAAGCGAGAATAAGCATTGGGAAGATCCAGGAAAACGGATAACTAATTATTTCCCCTCCCGGAATATTGAAAAATAATACTTTCTCTTCTGCATCTACTTCGGCTAAATCTACATCTTTAAAATAATCAAGTAAAGACATTAAATAACTACCTTGATGCGCTAAGGTTTCCTTGTCTAAGTTTTTAGGAGTGTCAGTCGCGGTGTGATAATCAAAATGATCGTCTATAAAGGCAAAATTATAGCCTGGGATATCACCCTGTTCGCGTAAAACTGTAAGATCGGTATCATTAGGCAACATTTTATAAACGCTATAAACGAGCGAATTTGTAACGGGAAATTCTGGGTTTGCTTTTTTGAAAGAATTAATAAGCCCAGCATTTCCTGAATTTGTTTCCAGGAACATAAAAGAATCTCCATCGCTGCCTCGGGCTTCAAAGTTAAGAGCAAGCTTAGCGTCTTTAGCCCAGGGGTGATCTTTTATAAAAAGTTCGGCGCCATTTAAACCGAGTTCTTCGGCATCGGTAAATAGAATGATGATATCATTTTTGTGTTTTTTATTTTCAGCTAGAAAAGTGCGAATACCTTCTAAAATTGTCCCTACGCCACTGCCGGCATCACTGGCACCCAGGGAAGAATGCGGGTTACTGTCGTAATGCGTCATAATCACCAAAGCCTCACCGTTTCCGTTTCCTTCCAAACGAGCCGTGATGTTTTGAGGGCGGACTAATACGCCATTTTTATTAAGAATATAATCTTCGTGGGTTTGGGCCTGTAAGCCCATTTCCTGTAATTTACCAACGATATAATTTCTTACGCGGCTATGGGCTTCAGTTCCTACATAATGGGGCTTCTGCGCAATTGCTTCAACGTGTTTAAAAGCGCGTTGGGTAGAAAAAGTAGTTCCAGGTGCATCTTCGGCTTCAATAGTTTTTGGCTGGCTGCTGTAAAAGCTAAACCAAACTGCAATGGCAATAAAAATGAATGAAAAAAAGCGAGGTATATTTTTCAGCATAATTCAGAAAAAAACAAAAGGTTTTACAGGATTTAAAGATACTTAAGATTTTAAGGAATAGTAGCGCTGCGGAGTAAGCTTTCAGAATAATTAAATTTTGCCTATATTTAAGTAATTAGTAATCAAAAATTTAGGCTATGGGTATTAAAAGTTTTCAGGGAAAACGGGCGGCGCCGGAAAAGGAAAAAAGCGCTCCAATGTTAGTTAGAGATTATATGAGTACTTCACTTATTACCTTTAAGGAACACGAAAATATTATGGATGTTGCTGAAAAACTCACTAAAAATAAGATTTCCGGTGGGTGTGTGGTAGACGATAATAATAAGTTATTGGGGCTTATTTCTGAAGGGGATTGTATGAAACAAATTTCTGACAGCAGATATTATAATATGCCTTTAGATAATGCCACGGTAGGAAAACGAATGACTTGTAATGTTGATACTATAGATGGGAATATGAATGTGATGGATGCCGCGAAACTCTTTATTGAAAAACGATTTAGGAGATTTCCAATTGTAGAACACGGGAAACTTATTGGGCAAATTAGTCAGAGTGATGTTTTGCGGGCTGCGGTACGCTTAAAAAGTAATAACTGGCATTTGGGTTGATCTACGGCTAGTTGCGTTTTACCAACGCGTAAATTTCATTTTCTAAAGGAAGATATCCCTGGTCGTAAACAAAATAATAGACTTTACCAGTTTTTGTAGTGTATATACTGGTAAGATATTCAAAATTGAAACCACGAGCGAGTAATTTATTTTTACTAATCGTGGTTTTTTCGTTTGGGTTGAATTCTTCTAAAATCCGATAATTTTTGCGAAGCTGGTTGTTTACATTTCTTACCAGGTTTTTCCTGTCTTTGTTGAGGTTATTATGGTGGGCATTACGGCAGTAATCGCTGCAGAATTTTTTATCTACCCGACCCACAATTTTTTCGCCACATTCTAAACAGGTTTTTTGCATAACTCGATACTCGAGACTTTATATTTTAAAGGTTTCTCCTAAATTAAATTTTGTTCTCACAATAAATATAAATAAAAAGCTGAATAATTACTGAAATTAGGTTCATCTGTTCTTTCTCATTTCGGCCTGCCGCATAGGCATACTATCTATAGTATTAAAAAGTTTTTCTATGGAAAGCACTTCGGTTTGTTCCAGTTTTTCGCCGCCATCTAAACCAATCAGCATAACCCTGAAATCGCTATTTTTAACTTTATATTTTCCATAGAGCTCTGTAGAACTCTTCCAGTTTTCTTCTTGGAATCCGGTGCTGTATTTTTCAGGTAAAATTTTGTAGACCACCAATTTTCGCTCCTTTAAGCCTTGTTGATGTTTTTGAAGCTCGGTAATTTGTTGTTGAAATTTTTCGGTTTTCTCTTCAGTAATAATCAAAATGAGACGATCTTTCCATTGGTGTTTAGAAAGATCTTGCGCATTTACATTCATAGTAAAAAAGAAAATTAGTAGTAAGAAGCTTATAG includes:
- a CDS encoding CBS domain-containing protein, yielding MGIKSFQGKRAAPEKEKSAPMLVRDYMSTSLITFKEHENIMDVAEKLTKNKISGGCVVDDNNKLLGLISEGDCMKQISDSRYYNMPLDNATVGKRMTCNVDTIDGNMNVMDAAKLFIEKRFRRFPIVEHGKLIGQISQSDVLRAAVRLKSNNWHLG
- a CDS encoding DUF4174 domain-containing protein, which gives rise to MLKSISFLLLIFFFTMNVNAQDLSKHQWKDRLILIITEEKTEKFQQQITELQKHQQGLKERKLVVYKILPEKYSTGFQEENWKSSTELYGKYKVKNSDFRVMLIGLDGGEKLEQTEVLSIEKLFNTIDSMPMRQAEMRKNR